From Daphnia pulicaria isolate SC F1-1A chromosome 4, SC_F0-13Bv2, whole genome shotgun sequence, one genomic window encodes:
- the LOC124336048 gene encoding uncharacterized protein LOC124336048 isoform X1, which yields MASTSMRCIFVIFLAAVCCNCQSDNTGGSSSWAKLQISPDTLSSMKYGNFLIEIYEHANNHKPTATASQKKYFYSPIALLDNKSAVSSYNNVTKQPEMSFRIEMWNDKVENEVVKHLNDIVGHQIKSNQVRVIPLEKVILVSKRPTVDYSLYPEWTNYDKSKTLWFYLSCYDPKICDELANEMRSNPKQFHQLKLLYSLSSQTSQTKHTTISIESITSGTLVSTLLQKFEDKKEIFLTASDEKKMLSETATNIRMDTFDDSEVGSPDTEFQILNILKDLLVTSRTTIKEQSDKMWDSVFWNEDNYRPDKTTKTLNEILNKLDKETQKKLADMFQKAEKQAQITEKLISSNRDEERRREEQINRENQSKDANENEMKRSQATDQEQLSRNQTRDDESNTNNVDTKVTFSGYGVTAGAKVAVGISNTHNAERENEKSENAKKNTEEYDRKLENKERIQHNYDSNSWANADRISSAISGKLSNDSDSSRRVEILKEDVKKFLQESRNHVEWNGEKFVPKPMQLSRINLAKFRDSQSFQDRNIRVRYTNAELSAPIKIMEHAELIVVNEWNNLKDELKATTELLNITMNNLVKINSELSNVKSDLTNKLEGTKKELEKTKINLEETRTNVKNLSTQLNATKKELAETKITAGNLSTGLKETIQTKQDLLKTRADLTKKDDDLSIKLKATEKELAELKTTTRNFSTEFDRTKKELGKTKIDLEETKSNVKNLSTQLNATEKQLAETKITAGNLSTELKETKQDLLKTRTDLTNKDDDLSTKIKEHELKVAEENLSTVKEIFYVLGITTNLSTTRTVVGQMPTSCADLERNGQKVNGFFLVKGSKKMETVYCNFYPNQTAKQKWIGYADVKSAPVHFYVQRKSHFKTKLTPIPFDLAVVNEGNAMNLTSGKFTAPRPGTYFFSFAGVAHLQSSSSSSSTVFFYCHLYLNGNLIGSSFVRENYGPVNQLSPLTVQLTLNLKKGDQVWMQIDYSGSSSTLYDSVNYYTHFTGFMLEEEIGASL from the exons ATGGCTTCTACATCGATGAGGTGCATTTTCGTCATATTTTTGGCTGCCGTTTGCTGCAACTGCCAATCAGACAACACCggcggttcttcttcttgggcgaAACTGCAAATCTCACCTGACACGTTAAGTTCCATGAAGTACGGCAACTTTCTCATTGAAATTTACGAACACGCCAATAATCACAAGCCAACGGCAACTGCCagccagaagaaatatttctaCTCTCCCATTGCGCTGCTGGACAACAAAAGTGCCGTTAGTTCTTACAACAACGTTACGAAGCAACCAGAGATGAGCTTCCGCATAGAAATGTGGAACGACAAAGTCGAAAATGAAGTTgtcaaacatttaaatgacATTGTCggtcatcaaatcaaatctaaTCAAGTGAGAGTCATTCCGTTGGAAAAGGTCATTCTCGTTAGCAAAAGACCCACAGTAGATTATTCGCTGTATCCAGAGTGGACGAATTATGACAAGAGCAAAACCCTTTGGTTTTATTTGTCGTGTTATGACCCGAAAATCTGCGACGAACTTGCCAATGAAATGCGATCAAATCCCAAACAATTCCACCAACTTAAACTCCTGTACAGTTTGTCATCGCAGACGTCGCAAACCAAACATACGACCATCAGCATCGAAAGCATCACTTCCGGTACATTGGTCTCGACTCTTTTACAGAAAtttgaagacaaaaaagaaatttttctgacggccagcgatgagaagaaaatgttgtcgGAAACGGCCACCAACATTCGAATGGACACATTTGACGACTCTGAGGTCGGGTCGCCTGACACggagtttcaaattttaaatattttaaaagatttgcTGGTCACGTCTAGGACGACCATCAAAGAGCAAAGTGACAAAATGTGGGACTCTGTTTTTTGGAATGAAGACAATTACCGGCCCGACAAGACGACGAAaactttaaatgaaattcTCAACAAATTAGACAAGGaaactcaaaagaaattggCGGATATGTTTCAAAAAGCGGAGAAACAAGCGCAAATaacagaaaaattaatttcgagTAATAGAGACGAGGAAAGAAGACGAGAGGAACAAATTAATCGCGAAAATCAATCGAAAgatgcaaatgaaaatgaaatgaaaagatcACAAGCGACTGATCAAGAACAATTAAGTCGCAATCAAACTCGCGATGACGAATCGAATACCAACAATGTTGACACGAAAGTCACTTTTAGTGGATATGGCGTTACTGCTGGCGCTAAAGTCGCAGTAGGTATTAGTAACACGCACAATGCCGAACGAGAAAACGAGAAGAGTGAAAACGCCAAGAAGAATACAGAAGAATATGACAGAAAGTTggagaataaagaaagaattcaACACAATTACGACTCAAACAGTTGGGCTAACGCGGACAGAATCAGTTCAGCCATTTCAGGGAAATTGTCAAACGATTCCGATAGTTCCCGGCGTGTTGAAATTTTGAAGGAAGACGTGAAAAAGTTTTTACAAGAAAGTAGAAATCACGTCGAATGGAACGGAGAGAAATTTGTGCCCAAACCGATGCAACTCAGCCGAATCAATTTGGCAAAATTTCGTGATTCTCAATCGTTTCAGGATCGTAACATCCGGGTCCGTTACACGAACGCTGAACTGTCGGCGCCAATTAAAATTATGGAACACGCAGAATTGATTGTCGTTAACGAATGGAACAATTTAAAGGACGAACTCAAAg CCACTACTGAGCTCTTAAACATAACCATGAATAACTTGGTGAAAATAAATTCCGAGCTTAGTAATGTGAAGAGCGACTTGACTAATAAATTAGAag GGACTAAAAAAGAGTTggagaaaaccaaaatcaaCTTGGAGGAAACGAGGACCAATGTTAAGAATTTATCTACACAGTTAAatg CGACTAAAAAAGAATTAGCAGAAACGAAAATCACAGCCGGAAATTTGTCAACTGGACTCAAAG AGACTATTCAGACTAAGCAGGATTTGCTGAAAACAAGGGCAGATTTGACCAAAAAAGACGATGATTtgtcaatcaaattaaaag cGACTGAAAAAGAATTAGCAGAATTGAAAACCACGAccagaaatttttcaactgaattcgaca GGACTAAAAAGGAGTTGGGGAAAACCAAAATCGACTTGGAGGAAACGAAGAGCAATGTTAAGAATTTATCTACACAGTTAAATG cTACTGAAAAACAATTAGCAGAAACGAAAATCACAGCCGGAAATTTGTCAACTGAACTCAAAG AGACTAAGCAGGATTTGCTGAAAACGAGGACTGATTTAACCAATAAAGACGATGATTtgtcaacaaaaataaaag AACATGAACTCAAAGTCGCCGAGGAAAATCTGAGTACAGTGAAAG AAATTTTCTATGTTTTGGGAATTACAACAAATTTGAGCACAACGAGAACGGTCGTTGGTCAAATGCCAACCTCGTGTGCAGATCTGGAGCGAAATGGACAAAAAGTCAACGGATTCTTTTTGGTGAAAGGatcgaaaaagatggaaacgGTTTACTGTAACTTTTATCCTAATCAAACTG CCAAGCAAAAATGGATTggatacgccgacgtcaaatcggcgcccgtccatttctacgtccagagaaaatctcattttaaaaccaaattaactccgattccgttcgatttggcggtggtgaacgagggaaacgctatgaatttgacatcgggaaaattcacggcaccgcgaccgggaacttattttttctctttcgcgggAGTTGCGCATCTTcaatcttcatcatcatcatcttcaactgtttttttttattgtcatctttatttgaacgggaatCTAATCGGGTCGAGTTTTGTTCGAGAGAATTACGGCCCCGTTAATCAATTGAGTCCGTTGACCGTCCAGTTGACGCTGAACTtaaaaaaaggcgatcaaGTTTGGATGCAGATTGATTATTCTGGTTCATCCTCGACTTTGTATGACAGCGTTAACTACtacacccatttcacgggtttcatgttggaggaggaaattgggGCGTCCCTTTGA